From a region of the Candidatus Jettenia caeni genome:
- a CDS encoding two-component sensor kinase, giving the protein MFIKKREIILTINKIIFSSLDIREVYQTMSKELLKVIDFDRMSVTLISENNNLYETFVLSKDYEYTDLKEGVLYPMEGSLMKRVVQFREPVLVDDTSKGRFLTDAVLFKENIRSRLGFPLDYKGRIIGSVNFGSKRKDYYTRKHIDFLSQIAPQLAMAIENTRLFNKIKEAEKKYRTVIENSPDIIFECMKDGKFSLMSPSVEGITGYPLHEFYDNRGYGLTLCHPEDQERVYHEILRVLQGVNRNLMNLEFRIIHKQGQIVWLSLEILPIIQENTIIGIEGFCRNITERKRLEELKDILIRDVTHELKTPVAKIEMALDMFQRSVLAGNKGMPERGYQINEILRNNIRRLKNIIKNILDISKLESGTESLKLSDISLVELVKIAVNELKDTANQKENILLYQIPSDIPIIKADRDKILHLITHLVDNAIKFTERGKINISARKLPDTVELTVEDTGRGLDEGVQKRVFEKFYKEIPSAYGSGIGLAICKNIVQMHKGNIWVESEGKGKGSRFKFILPIKA; this is encoded by the coding sequence ATGTTTATTAAAAAAAGAGAGATCATCCTTACCATTAATAAAATCATCTTCTCCAGCCTTGATATACGGGAAGTTTACCAAACAATGAGTAAGGAACTTTTAAAGGTAATTGATTTCGATCGTATGAGTGTTACTCTTATTAGTGAAAATAACAATTTATATGAAACCTTTGTGCTCTCAAAGGATTACGAATATACAGACCTCAAAGAGGGTGTATTATATCCGATGGAAGGAAGTTTAATGAAAAGAGTAGTTCAATTTCGTGAACCGGTACTTGTTGATGATACATCAAAAGGCCGGTTTCTTACCGATGCTGTACTATTTAAAGAGAACATTCGCTCAAGATTGGGATTTCCCCTTGATTATAAAGGGCGCATAATCGGCAGCGTAAATTTTGGGAGTAAGCGAAAAGATTATTACACAAGAAAGCATATCGATTTTCTTTCGCAAATCGCGCCTCAGTTAGCTATGGCAATCGAAAATACAAGACTTTTCAACAAAATTAAAGAAGCGGAGAAGAAGTACAGGACAGTCATTGAAAACTCGCCGGATATTATCTTTGAATGTATGAAGGATGGGAAATTTTCTCTTATGAGCCCTTCCGTGGAAGGAATAACAGGTTATCCGCTCCATGAATTTTATGATAATCGGGGTTACGGGCTCACCCTTTGCCATCCAGAAGACCAGGAAAGAGTATACCATGAAATACTCCGGGTATTACAGGGCGTCAATAGAAATTTAATGAATCTGGAGTTTCGGATTATTCATAAACAAGGTCAGATTGTCTGGCTCTCTCTTGAGATACTTCCCATTATTCAGGAAAATACGATCATTGGCATTGAAGGTTTTTGCCGTAATATTACCGAAAGAAAACGGTTAGAGGAGCTAAAAGATATTCTGATCCGGGATGTTACCCATGAACTCAAGACACCTGTCGCTAAGATAGAAATGGCTCTTGATATGTTTCAACGCTCTGTTTTAGCCGGAAATAAAGGTATGCCGGAAAGGGGCTATCAAATCAATGAAATTCTTCGAAATAATATCAGGCGATTAAAGAACATAATTAAAAACATACTTGATATATCTAAGTTAGAATCGGGAACGGAATCGTTAAAATTATCTGATATCTCACTGGTTGAATTAGTAAAAATAGCTGTTAATGAACTGAAAGATACTGCCAATCAAAAAGAGAATATCCTTCTGTATCAAATACCTTCTGACATTCCCATAATTAAAGCAGACCGGGATAAGATACTTCATTTGATAACCCATCTGGTGGACAATGCTATAAAATTTACGGAACGTGGAAAAATTAACATATCGGCACGAAAGCTCCCTGATACCGTGGAGCTAACCGTAGAAGATACTGGCAGAGGTTTGGATGAAGGGGTACAAAAACGCGTATTTGAAAAGTTTTATAAAGAAATACCCTCAGCCTATGGGTCAGGAATAGGTCTTGCCATTTGTAAAAACATTGTGCAGATGCATAAAGGAAATATCTGGGTAGAATCTGAAGGCAAGGGAAAAGGATCGCGGTTCAAATTTATCTTACCAATCAAAGCATAA